The Fulvia fulva chromosome 1, complete sequence region TGCTGTGGAGATCGAGACCAGTGCTCTTCCCGACTATCGTTCGGCAATCGAGCATAGTGAAGTCGGCACGAGAACCACGGTAGTATCCTATAGTGAGCGTAGACCTACACCTACAGCACCAACACATTCCCGAGATACGGCGGTGGCACTGTTGTCCAGCGCAGCCCTCGACGGAGGACAGAACCACGTCCGCGTCGCCAGGCTCACATCATGTGTGTTGCATCTTTCCGGCGTGTGGAAGGATCGGCTAGAAGTTCCTTTCGGGGGCTTGACATCATACGAGTCGGCTGAAAAAGCAGCTTTGCATCGTATCAACACAACGTGTGATCAGTGGCGCATGGTTTTTGTCGCGATGTCGGCACTTGGTGCGGCGTTTGGAACACTGTTCAATCGTCCGTGGTTCTCCAGGACGTGGATACTCCAAGAGGTGCTTTTGTCACCGCGCGTTGTTGTTCAAGCGGGCAGGGACTCTTTCCCATTCGCGGACCTGAGATTGATCATCGCAATCGACCCAAGGCTCGCTAGTGACATGCTTAGTAACCCGGGCAACGTTGTCCTATCCGATTATCTACCTTCCCTCGGACTTCCGAAGTTGTTCAAGATTGTGGCAGAACAGTGAAATTCAACATTGTACCATGACTTTTGGGTAAGCGATCGGGAACGAATGGAGGGATTGTCACGATCAATAAGGCACCTGAGGTTCTGGCAACTGTACGATACGTTGTACAATACACATGAGCTACAGTGTCGAGATCCAAGAGACAAGCTTTTCGCCATCCTGTCATTGTTTGGAGAGCAAGTCCCATCATTGCTGCAGGCTGACTACCGTCAGTCAACACGAGACACTTACATGAACATCAGTCAGTATCTCGCCCAGCATGGAACAAGCGAGGCACTATCTGCCGCCATCGGCACGAGCGAGCAGAATGATCTGGAAATACCCACATGGGTCATCGACTGGCGCAACCCACCCGAACGCCGGCATCTTCTGAACGGGTCGTCTCAGTCCAAGGAGTGGCACGCTGGCTTTGTGCATCACCATCGTCAGACTATCTGTACATCTGACGTGCCTGGAACTCTCACGTTACGCGGTAAGCGTACACATATCATTATGGCTCTGAGCGCCCCTGATCACGCCGACCCATTGCCACGATCCAAAGATCATCGGCGCCATCGCAAAAAAGTGGTTCTGAGCGATGGGCACGCAGCGTTGACACCATACGCGGCGCAGCAGTATGACATCGTCGCTGTCTTCCTTGGGTTCGAAGTGCCTTTTGTTCTCCGTCATCGACCTCCGCCCGATCAAGGCTGGCTTTTGGTCGGAGAATGTTATGTTGAGCACATCATGGAAGCACAAGCCGTGGACGATGTAGACTGGGATACAATCACTTCCAAGGAGCCCGTGATGCCGTTAGAGGACTTCCACCTATATTGAAGCATGATCTGTAAGATCACAGCACTGGCGAAGTCTTCGTCCTCTTCAGGCCGGAGCGAGGCAAGAGATGGCCTGGACGCTTCAAGACGCTGTGCAACGCCTGCCGGCGGGTCGAACGAACATATGCTCTTTCTCCGCACATTAACCACCAGTTTGCTAGACATTACGGAGCCAAGTCCCATATCGCACAGGTCTCCCATTACTGTGGACTCGTATACAACCCATGATCCGCCATGGCATTCCGCCTGGCACAACATGATTTGCCACAGCATCTAATAATCATCCCCACCACCATTACCATTACACCTCGCCAAACACTCATCCACAGCCAAAACCAAATTCGCCAGAATACTACTCCTAAACTCCTCAATATTCGTCCCATCAATACTCTGAACCTCCCCCAACGTGATATTCACAATATTCTCATCGTGAAAGAGGAAATTCTGCGCAATCTGGCTCGTCCCTGGGTCCGCGCTATTGAACGAACTAATAAAGCTGGCGGGCTCGCAGTTATCGTTGAACTGGTAATGGATGGATCCGATGGGGAAGACGGTTCCCTGGAATGGGCCTAAGGTGGCGGAGACTCGGGTGGTTTGGCGGCCTTGAGCGCTGCTGGCGAGGAAGCCGTTCTCGAGCATGAAGCCGGTTTGCACGCTGCCTTGGACTACGGTGACGAATTCGGAGCCGCGCGGGTGCGTGTGAGGGCTATTCAAGCCGCAGGGGTTGAGGAAGAAGGTGGCTACGGCGAGGTTTTCGTTGACGAGGATGCTAGAAATTAATGTCAAATTCTGCTTCCTTTCGCGAGTCGGACGAGTGTGAAATGGGATATACTTACGGGAAAGTAGCCCCATCAGCCTGAACATTACGCCCTCCCGTCCCAGCTACAGCGGCACGAGCACCAAAGTCGAAGACAACACGTTTCCGCAGAGCATCGCCCTCCAGGAGCTGCTGGCCGGCGCCATCGACTGTGAGGAGAGCATTGAAAGCGCGGACGTTCGAGATTTCTGCCTTGACTTCTTGGGCCAGAGCAACACGTGAAACTGATGCTGCAGCGGCGGCTGAGGAAGCTGGAGGTGTTGCGGTTGCTGGCGCGGTGATGTTTGGCACAATGAAAGTGCTGCTTGGTGAAGATCCCTGTGGAACTGCGGCTACGCTGGATGCAGCGCAAAGGCTTGCGAGAAGGTTTTTGGATAGAGTGGGAGCCATCTTCTAATCGTGTCTTTGATTGGCGAGCGAGGTGAGGTCAAAAGTCTTGGCGTTGGATGTAGCAGGCGAAGCGCGAAAGCTGCCAGCGAAGCGCCCTTCTACTCCTTGTTATACAAGCTCGTTGCACCACGTTTCGTTGCATGACACGGTCTGTCTGTGCCAGCATGTCACCATCTCCTCTGCGCCCGCCACACAGTACGATCGCCCAGCGGATCAACAAAGCCTCAACCTAAAGCTGCAACCTCCTCAAGCAACGTGTTCGCCGCCAACTTGCCCAAGTTGTTCGAGGCCAGTGGTGAGTCTCCCGTCAGAATGTATCGGTCCCGATGCACTGCACCTGTGATGTCCTTGTTCAGAGGCTTGACACCCAACTTTCGAAGTTGCTCACCCACCAGCCACTCCATCTTGCCCGGGATGTACCCAATGTCGATGTTGGCGCCGGTGTCGAGCGAGTCTGGGAAGACATCGATCTCGTAACCATCGTAGATGAACTTTTCACCCTCCGGCTTGCCGACATTTGCCGCCAGCAAGCAGACCGGTCCATGGCACAGGGTGATCAGGTAGCGCTTGTTAGCGTCTGCCCAGCGAAGGATGTTGCCAACGGTCAAAGACTTAGGAATGTCGTTCAAAGCCCCATGACCACCTGGGACGAAAACGCCAACGTAAGGAGTCTCCTTGCTGAAGCCTTTGCCCCACACCTCCTGGAGGTTGAGCGGGTTGCGGATCTTGGGCCTGTACTTCTCGTAGATGGCCTTGACAGCTTCATCTTCCTTTGGGAAGGCCCACATCTCGAACTTCACGGAGTTACCTGAGATGgtggcgatgtcgatatcgaaGCCGGCGGCGTCGAGGTGAATCATAGGAAGCAGCATCTCGACCGGGTGGTTGCCAGTGGAAAAGAATTTGCCATCGGCCATTTTCAGGTATCGCTCTTGACAGGCGATCAGGAGAATCTTCCATTTCTTGCCTTGGTATGCATTTGGGTAATTCGCGCCGTCGAAGTCGGTCTTTGGTGCGACGTATTGGGTGAGTGAGAACGGTGATGGGAAGTAGGCGTCGTCTTCGGCAGCGTCCGGCGCTGGCTTGCGGTCCTCTATAGCAGACATTTTCGTTATTGTGTTCTGCTGATATTGGGGTGGTATGTGACTGGGAAGCATGGAAGAGCATATGCTTCTCCCGTGCCTTGTTTATAACTTGGATTCGGTCTCACATGAAAGAGCTTGCACACCCGGGACCCCCACCAACGAACAAACTTTGAAAGCTGTAGCTGTTTCCTGAAGAAAGGCACAGTGCAGATCTTTTCCTCAGTCTTCGAAAAGCCGAATTATCTCCAGAACACCGTACGGACACGACGACCAAAACTACGACTGGCGCATACAAGAGCTGAGTCGATAGTGTATGCCGACAGCATGACATGCGATCACACGAGAGTTGCCCGTAGTATATGACCTTTGCACCTTCGCTAGACCTTGGCTCGTGCAAGGAGACCGTGCGCTGCGCAAGTGATTGCTACCCTAGAGTCGAGAATGAGACTGCTATCACATCAGCAAAACACCAGATAGACGGATGATAGCACAAGTTGCCCGCGAGCTCTACTCGTATCTCTACCTTCGTCTCCCACAGGCTCCCAGACGTATGGACAGTCAGCAGAAAGCTCTCTACTGGTAGTCTTTGCCGAGCCACATTTCTTGCGGAAAGATGTTGATGTGATACTTCGGGCTGACAACCGAAGAGTCTTGGTCTTGTGGCGCTGCAGGAGATGGATCACTTGCATCGAGAGTGGCCTTTGAAGCCAGAAGTAGACTTGAAGTACAAGCTGACATGGCTGCTAACAGCGACCGGCCGTGGTCCTGTATGCTCTTGCGCGGGGTCCAGGACCTTCACAGGGGACAGGCTTACAGGCATGTGCCCGAAGTGCGCAGAGCGTTATATCATTATCATAGAGATGGGGGAGATGGAGGAGATGGAGGAGGTGTTGCATCGTTGTTGACAAACATTGGAGTGTTGATATTGCTGTCACGCTACTGTCGCGTGATGTCCGGTCTTTCCTGCTCAATCTTCTCCACACGCGGAAGGGACCGGAAGGTGGGAGCGCCGTCGAGCCCCGCAACATTGAAGCTTGTGAACGCCTCGGGTGACGTGCAAGCGCGTGTGTGAAGATGAAGAGCTCGGGTAGGTGAGGCACAAGCTTGCCATGTACGTGCATGTAGCCGTGGCAGTGCAGCACGGCAGAGAGGTACTGTAGGGAGCTTGCTGGTTGGCAAACATTCACTTCGACACTTCTCTTTCACGTCCACTTGAACGATCTGAGAACCACCCCAGACACCTGTGCTGGCAGACAACCACCCATTGACCAGACCACACGACAGTCCATAGCAACCATGTCCTCCGACTCTCTCGCCGTGTTCCGTAAAGGCTTGGGACCTGATC contains the following coding sequences:
- a CDS encoding Protein/nucleic acid deglycase gives rise to the protein MSAIEDRKPAPDAAEDDAYFPSPFSLTQYVAPKTDFDGANYPNAYQGKKWKILLIACQERYLKMADGKFFSTGNHPVEMLLPMIHLDAAGFDIDIATISGNSVKFEMWAFPKEDEAVKAIYEKYRPKIRNPLNLQEVWGKGFSKETPYVGVFVPGGHGALNDIPKSLTVGNILRWADANKRYLITLCHGPVCLLAANVGKPEGEKFIYDGYEIDVFPDSLDTGANIDIGYIPGKMEWLVGEQLRKLGVKPLNKDITGAVHRDRYILTGDSPLASNNLGKLAANTLLEEVAALG
- a CDS encoding Spherulin-1A, whose translation is MAPTLSKNLLASLCAASSVAAVPQGSSPSSTFIVPNITAPATATPPASSAAAAASVSRVALAQEVKAEISNVRAFNALLTVDGAGQQLLEGDALRKRVVFDFGARAAVAGTGGRNVQADGATFPILVNENLAVATFFLNPCGLNSPHTHPRGSEFVTVVQGSVQTGFMLENGFLASSAQGRQTTRVSATLGPFQGTVFPIGSIHYQFNDNCEPASFISSFNSADPGTSQIAQNFLFHDENIVNITLGEVQSIDGTNIEEFRSSILANLVLAVDECLARCNGNGGGDDY